The Echinicola rosea genome has a segment encoding these proteins:
- a CDS encoding MBOAT family O-acyltransferase, which produces MLTTSLEFAIFLPIVFFLYWFVLKNKLRLQNALILVASYVFYGWWDWRFLILIAISSLVDFLVGIGLNNVSDKPKRNVLLGISLLVNLGMLGFFKYYNFFLDSFVGAFTFLGYNMSPDRLNIILPVGISFYTLQTLSYTIDVYDRKLQGTKDFFAFFAYVSFFPQLVAGPIERATHLLPQFQQRREFDYASAGDGMRQMLWGLFKKIVVADNLAVYTYTISMNYEDHSASSLLMCLVMFSFQFYCDFSGYSDIAIGTGRLFGFRLMKNFDFPLFARSIPELWQKWHISLFTWFRDYIIRRLKGFRKWQVARNILIIFLVTGLWHGAAWTYVTWGLLHALLFMKFIFWRRKKYTTKVAHGKLLPSLKELGLMVRTFMSFTILALFFFIQPFSKCLDYLLSMVDISIFSVPLLPENRALAGIVLLVVTEWLQREKEHGLDISGRQIPKVVRWGVYYGLLFAVFYYGGKPQDFLYFQF; this is translated from the coding sequence ATGCTGACCACTTCATTAGAGTTTGCCATATTTTTGCCTATTGTGTTTTTTCTGTATTGGTTTGTTCTTAAAAACAAGCTAAGGCTACAGAATGCGCTGATTTTGGTGGCCAGTTACGTATTTTACGGTTGGTGGGATTGGCGGTTCTTGATACTTATCGCTATTAGCAGTTTGGTGGATTTTTTGGTGGGCATTGGACTGAATAACGTTTCTGATAAGCCTAAACGAAATGTACTCTTGGGCATTAGTCTGCTCGTAAACTTGGGGATGTTGGGATTTTTTAAATACTACAACTTTTTCCTAGACAGTTTTGTAGGGGCTTTTACATTTTTGGGCTATAATATGTCGCCTGACAGGCTAAATATTATTTTACCTGTCGGCATTAGTTTTTATACGTTGCAGACCCTCAGTTACACCATTGATGTATATGACCGCAAGCTGCAGGGGACGAAGGATTTCTTTGCTTTTTTTGCCTATGTGAGCTTTTTCCCCCAGCTGGTAGCAGGGCCCATTGAGCGGGCCACACATCTCCTACCACAATTTCAGCAGAGGCGGGAGTTTGACTATGCGAGTGCTGGGGACGGTATGCGCCAAATGCTGTGGGGGCTTTTTAAGAAAATCGTGGTAGCAGACAACCTTGCCGTCTATACGTACACCATTTCGATGAATTATGAAGATCACTCGGCAAGTAGCTTATTGATGTGCTTGGTGATGTTTTCATTTCAGTTTTACTGTGATTTTTCTGGCTATTCGGACATTGCTATTGGTACAGGAAGACTGTTTGGGTTTCGGCTAATGAAGAATTTTGACTTTCCGCTTTTCGCGAGGAGCATACCGGAGCTTTGGCAAAAGTGGCATATCTCACTGTTTACCTGGTTTAGGGATTACATCATTAGGCGGTTAAAGGGATTTCGAAAATGGCAAGTGGCCAGAAATATCCTGATTATTTTCTTGGTGACTGGACTTTGGCACGGTGCGGCTTGGACCTATGTCACATGGGGCTTGTTACATGCGCTACTGTTTATGAAATTCATTTTTTGGCGGAGGAAAAAGTACACAACGAAGGTGGCCCATGGTAAGCTATTGCCCAGTTTAAAAGAGCTGGGACTGATGGTAAGGACCTTTATGTCATTTACCATATTGGCACTTTTCTTTTTTATCCAGCCATTTTCCAAATGCCTTGATTATCTCCTGTCAATGGTTGACATATCCATTTTTAGCGTTCCGCTATTACCCGAAAACAGGGCGTTGGCAGGGATTGTTTTATTAGTGGTGACGGAGTGGCTGCAGCGGGAAAAGGAGCATGGGCTGGACATATCTGGTCGGCAAATCCCAAAGGTCGTGCGTTGGGGCGTTTATTATGGCTTATTGTTCGCCGTATTTTATTATGGGGGAAAGCCGCAGGATTTTCTATACTTTCAATTTTAA
- a CDS encoding exopolysaccharide biosynthesis polyprenyl glycosylphosphotransferase, translating into MARRFYKYFPWLFLLGDVLVIALSLLLTNWVVSKIVVINNMNPLLYGLYLLIWVILAAFRKDYKVGRTTDYFFTLQKLFGTILWFFSIVSVLWITFQAYHLSRLFLLMDAASMTVLLSLYRVGTHIALKQYRSHGGNYRNAVIIGKGGTSYKLAKVFQTRRDFGINFLGYYDEMSSCVETRGNLNDFFDEVKNMELDLIYINERLDLPTIKKIVHYADEHYIKVKVIPGGSLQLEKKLSFSKYGDFFVINVNAIPLDNAFNRVCKRAFDILFSLVVTVFILSWMIPLVGFLIRLESQGPIFFIQLRNGENNRVFRCLKFRSMTPNDYADTHQATKNDPRVTRIGRFLRSSSLDEMPQFLNVLIGDMSIVGPRPHTVPMNETFKTQIEKYNARHKIKPGITGLAQVKGYRGEIIKPYQIRSRVRLDYFYIQNWTLWMDLKIVFRTIHEMGMNRDNVY; encoded by the coding sequence ATGGCGAGACGGTTTTACAAATACTTTCCATGGTTATTTCTCCTTGGTGACGTTTTGGTAATAGCACTTTCCCTGCTTCTGACGAATTGGGTGGTCAGTAAAATAGTTGTTATCAATAACATGAATCCGCTTTTATACGGTCTGTACTTGCTCATTTGGGTAATATTGGCTGCATTCAGGAAGGATTATAAAGTAGGAAGGACCACGGACTATTTCTTCACCCTTCAAAAACTCTTCGGGACCATTTTATGGTTTTTTTCCATCGTTTCTGTGCTTTGGATCACCTTTCAGGCCTACCACTTAAGTAGGTTGTTCCTCTTAATGGATGCAGCCTCCATGACGGTGTTGCTGAGCCTGTACAGGGTGGGGACACACATCGCACTGAAGCAATATCGCTCGCATGGTGGCAACTACCGGAACGCGGTCATCATCGGTAAAGGAGGCACAAGTTATAAATTGGCGAAAGTCTTCCAAACCAGAAGGGATTTCGGGATCAATTTCCTGGGCTATTATGATGAAATGAGCTCTTGTGTAGAGACCCGTGGAAATTTAAATGATTTTTTTGATGAAGTAAAAAACATGGAGCTTGACCTGATCTATATCAACGAGCGCCTGGACTTACCCACCATCAAGAAAATCGTCCATTATGCAGACGAACATTACATCAAAGTCAAAGTGATCCCGGGCGGAAGTTTACAATTGGAGAAAAAGCTTTCTTTCTCCAAGTACGGAGATTTCTTCGTCATCAATGTCAATGCCATCCCCCTGGACAATGCCTTCAACAGGGTGTGCAAAAGAGCCTTTGACATTTTATTCTCTTTGGTGGTTACGGTCTTTATATTGAGCTGGATGATCCCACTTGTCGGCTTTTTGATCAGGCTGGAATCCCAAGGCCCCATTTTCTTTATTCAGCTTAGAAACGGGGAAAACAACCGCGTATTTAGATGCCTTAAGTTTCGGTCCATGACGCCAAACGATTACGCTGACACCCATCAGGCCACTAAAAACGATCCAAGGGTCACGCGTATCGGCAGATTTTTGCGTAGTTCATCCTTGGATGAAATGCCGCAGTTCCTGAATGTGCTGATCGGTGACATGTCTATCGTAGGTCCCCGACCTCATACCGTCCCTATGAACGAGACATTCAAGACCCAAATCGAAAAGTACAACGCCCGCCATAAGATCAAACCTGGCATCACGGGACTGGCACAGGTGAAAGGCTATCGTGGTGAGATCATAAAGCCCTACCAAATACGATCAAGAGTACGCTTGGATTATTTTTATATCCAAAACTGGACCTTGTGGATGGACTTAAAGATCGTTTTCAGAACCATCCATGAGATGGGGATGAACCGGGATAATGTATATTAA
- a CDS encoding class I SAM-dependent methyltransferase produces MDTSTVTACKLCGNTKQNHVHEAREMMFGTRDKFYYLECGACHSLQICTIPDNLGEYYPSDYYSLGEINFSTWPVRFIKKLRYSLYRLTKMGIFKHYHYGDWLENLALPLNSKILDLGCGNGQLLYEFYACGYVNLTGADPFMKRSIQVNPHIHLVKKSVFELEDTFDCIMMHHSFEHMDHPAATIQKTVELLNPNGKLLIRIPVAQKAAWQKYGMDWIQVDAPRHLFIHSEASMLNLAENAGLKLDKIIYDSTAFQFTGSELYQRNIPFLESRKKAHFSAQEIKRFENQAQLLNDQKEGDQACFYFSKR; encoded by the coding sequence ATGGACACCTCTACTGTTACTGCCTGCAAGCTTTGCGGAAACACCAAGCAAAACCATGTCCATGAAGCCCGTGAAATGATGTTTGGCACACGTGACAAGTTTTATTATTTGGAATGTGGAGCGTGCCACTCCCTGCAAATTTGTACCATTCCTGACAATCTTGGCGAATACTACCCTAGTGACTACTATTCTTTAGGTGAAATTAACTTTTCCACTTGGCCTGTACGATTCATTAAAAAGCTGAGATATTCGCTTTACCGCCTCACCAAAATGGGCATTTTTAAACATTACCATTATGGCGATTGGCTGGAAAACTTGGCCCTTCCACTGAACAGTAAAATCCTTGACCTAGGCTGTGGAAATGGCCAACTGTTGTATGAGTTTTATGCGTGTGGATACGTCAATCTCACAGGTGCAGATCCTTTCATGAAACGCTCAATTCAGGTAAATCCCCATATCCATCTGGTCAAAAAGTCCGTTTTTGAATTGGAGGACACATTTGACTGTATCATGATGCACCACTCTTTTGAGCATATGGACCATCCTGCCGCCACTATTCAAAAAACCGTCGAGCTGCTAAACCCTAACGGAAAGCTGCTCATCAGAATCCCAGTGGCCCAAAAAGCCGCTTGGCAAAAATACGGGATGGACTGGATCCAAGTGGATGCTCCAAGGCATCTTTTTATCCACAGCGAGGCGTCTATGCTAAACCTTGCAGAGAATGCTGGACTTAAACTGGATAAAATCATCTATGACAGTACCGCGTTCCAGTTTACAGGCAGCGAATTGTATCAGCGCAATATTCCTTTTCTCGAAAGCAGAAAAAAAGCGCATTTTTCAGCACAAGAAATCAAGCGTTTCGAAAACCAAGCCCAGCTCCTTAATGATCAAAAAGAAGGCGATCAAGCTTGCTTTTATTTTTCTAAACGTTGA